GGCCTGTACTTCTCGCGTCTCTGGTACAGCGAGCGGCTCTATCCGCTGCTGTTCAGCTTGCGTGCAACGATCGCACTCGGCGCGCGGCAGGAGACGCTTCCCTCCCCGCCCGCCAGACAAACTCCCGGGCTGGCCTCCACCTTGCCGATTGAGACCCGCTGAGGCGACCGCGAGGCGGATCGTCTCCGGCCGTCCCGTCCAAGGCGTGGAGGCGGACAGACACAGCACATCACGGTATGGAACAGCGGTCCCGCGGCCGACCACCGCATCAGAGCAAATTGTATCGGCCCGGTGAGATCACCTCATCGGGATCAAGAACACCCTTCAGACGCGCGACCACGCACCAGAACGGATCGTCCGCTCGTACCACGACATCCATGCTCCCCAGCCCCACCCGATAAGGCGGGCACCCCCGACGCAGCAGTTCCTCTTCGGCCTCGCGCACCGCCTCCTGAGCCGCGCGCGTCTGTTCCGGACTGCTACGGTGGAACGCAAGGCTGATCACCCCCTCCATGGACCGATCGTCCAACAGGTTCACCGTGATCGCAGCCTCGAATCCCCGCGCGGCAAAGATGCGCCGCACTGCGGCCACCACCTCCGCGACGAAACCGCCCTCTGCGGGCAGGATCGGCAAGCAATACAGCAGCCCCGCCTCCCCCTCGTCCGGATCCACCCGTCGCACCGGTGGCCCGCCGAGCGGCCATTCCACAGCCGGAAGCGTGTCGTCGGTCGGCACGCCCTCGGCCAGGCCGTGGAGCGGTTTCACCGCGCGCAGCACCGCCAGCTTGCGCGCCGCACGCTCTGACCACTTTGCCGCGGCCACCAGCACGCGCTCGGCAGTCGCCAGTGCGCCCGCCGGCAATATCGTCACACGCGCCACACGACCGAGCTGCCGCCGCACCTCGCGGCATTTTGCGCGATGTCCGGCTCGCGCACCAGATACCGCTGCGACAGCGCTCCAGGGACCAAACCCTTCGGCCTTGAGAATCTCCTCCGCGGCGCTCCGCGCGCTCCTCGCATCACAACGGCCGTCCGCAATCAGTTGCTCCGCGATCAGCGGAGCCAGCGTGATCCAACTCCGCTCCCGATTGCCGACATGCGCGACACCCGCGATCAAACCGCGCCGGCGCAGATCCGCGAGCGCGTCGACCAAATCGGCCAGCTCCTCCTCGCGACGGATGCGCGCAATCACCGCTGTCTCCGCCTCCGGCATTGGCAAGAGCTCCACCCCCGCCGCGGTCACGATGCCAAAGTTGCCCTGTGCGAACAGACCGTCGAGCCAGGGGCCCACACCCCAGCGGTACAGGTGCGTCGTTCGGGCGCCCGGGAAGTGCGCAAAACCGGTCCGAAGCACCTCGCCCGTACCCAACACAACCTCGAGACCGGTGAGAAACGCGGCGCGCGAATCCAAATAACCGACGCCCCGCTCCAGCGCGTTGCCGATCAGGCTGGAATCCGCCGACGAGCCCGTCACATTGAACCGCAGCGGCAGCCGATCCCGTTGGAGCCGCTCGTAGAGCTGCCGCTGCGTCACACCGGGTTCCACCACTGCGTAGCGGCCTGCGACATTGAGCTCACGAATCCGGTTGAGGTCCGACAGATCAAGCACGGCGGTGTCGTCGCGCGGCGGTAGCCTCGATCCCATCCCCCAGTTCCGTCCACGGCTGATCGGGTGCACCGGCGTACGGTGGCGCCGCGCGATCCGCACCACTGTCGCCACCTCATCCGCATTCCGTGGCCGAATCACCACCGGCACCCGCCGTACCAGACCGCTCACGTTGCGGCAGAGCGCCGCCACCGACGCCGCGTCGTCCACCACCCGCTCCGCGCCAACTGCGGCGCGCCATTCGCGGATGGCTGCCACCCACGCTCCCCCGTTCATTGGGTCATTCATTGGGTCATTGGCAGGCGCACACTCACCCGTGTCCCCTCGCCCAGCCGGCTCGCGATGTCAATCCGCCCACCGTGATCCTCCGCCACCTGCCGCGCGATGAACAGCCCCAACCCGGTCCCCCGCTCCCCCTTGCCCTTCGTGAAGAACGGATCGAACACTCGGGGCAGATCCTCCGGCGCAATGCCACAACCGTTGTCTTCGACCGTGACCACCAGCTCCCGGCCCTCGCGCGTCGCCGTCACGCGGACGCGCCCGCCGCCAGGCTCGACCGCCTGGATCGCATTGCGGACGATGTTTTCGACCGCCCGCCGCAGGTGCACACGGTCCCCGACCAGCGTGATGTTCGCCGCATCACCCTCCAGACTGAGCTCGATGAGGGTGGACGTTCCGGGCGAGCGCGCGTCGCGGACGATCGTCGAGAGCAGTTCTTTCACCGAGATCGGCTCGAGCCGCAGCGCCCCCTTGTTGCCGAGCGAACGCCACGACTGCAAAACTTCGGTGCAGTGCCGCAGGTTGCTGCGAATCGATTCGATGTACTCCCGCGCCTCCTGCCGCGCGGGACCGTCGGCGTTCCGATCGAGCAGCAAATTGAGCAGGTCCAGATAGCCGATCACGATCGTCAGCGGATTGCTGATGTCGTGCACCATCTGCGCGGAGGTCATGCCCAGCACCGCCAGCCGGCGGTTTTCCTCGATCCGGCGCTGCAACTCCTCATTGAGGCGCTGCAGCTCCTCGGCCGCTGCCGCCCGCGCCCGACGGCGGTCGGTGGTCTCAACACCGCGCTCGACCATGTGCAACATTTCATCGACATCGAAGGGCTTCGACACGTAGTCCGTTGCGCCCAACTGCATCGCGGCCCGCGCGGTTGCAAGATCCGCATAGCCGGTGAGCATGATCACCGCGACGTCCGGGTCGAGCTCCCGAAATTTTCTCAGCCCTTCGATGCCGTTCATCCCGGGCATTCGAATATCGCTGATGATCAGGTCGGGGCGGCGCTGTCGCATCGCCTCTATCGCCGCGGGGACCGAATCCACCGCGATCACGTCATATCGCTGTTTTAGTAGGATACGAAGACTTTCTCGCGGCCCCAGCTCGTCGTCCACGACCAGCACACAGCGGCGCCCCATCGTGGTCCGCCTCCTCACCGGAACCCGTAGCGGTAGCTGATCGTCCAAAGATGTGGTTCGATCTCGTACACCCCATCGTAGGCCGGATTCTGATTCCCGGCCACGTGCCGCTCCTGCACAACGCTCCATGCCCACCCCGCCCCCAGCTCGTGGCGTCCCCATCGAGCGCCAACGCCGACCGCGACGACGTGACGATCCTCGTCGGGCAACGTCGGCGAGAGCGTGTGATCCGGCACCGGCGTGGGCACGTAACTGTAGCCCGCGCGAAGGCACCACCCTTCCGCAAACTCCCACTCCGCTCCAGAGTTGAATGTCCAAGTGTCCGACCAGTCGTATCGCAGAGGGTTTGCCCCGATGAGTGCCTGGTTTGGACCGGCTTCGAGCGGCAACTCATCCACCGACGACCAACCGACCCACTCCACATCCGCTTCCAGCCGAACCGACGCACCGATCTCTACGCCATAGCCCAACACCACCCGCGCCGGGAACGTGATTTCGGTTTCGAAATCGCTGTTCCGCAGCGCCGGCAG
This genomic window from Kiritimatiellia bacterium contains:
- a CDS encoding FAD-binding oxidoreductase is translated as MNGGAWVAAIREWRAAVGAERVVDDAASVAALCRNVSGLVRRVPVVIRPRNADEVATVVRIARRHRTPVHPISRGRNWGMGSRLPPRDDTAVLDLSDLNRIRELNVAGRYAVVEPGVTQRQLYERLQRDRLPLRFNVTGSSADSSLIGNALERGVGYLDSRAAFLTGLEVVLGTGEVLRTGFAHFPGARTTHLYRWGVGPWLDGLFAQGNFGIVTAAGVELLPMPEAETAVIARIRREEELADLVDALADLRRRGLIAGVAHVGNRERSWITLAPLIAEQLIADGRCDARSARSAAEEILKAEGFGPWSAVAAVSGARAGHRAKCREVRRQLGRVARVTILPAGALATAERVLVAAAKWSERAARKLAVLRAVKPLHGLAEGVPTDDTLPAVEWPLGGPPVRRVDPDEGEAGLLYCLPILPAEGGFVAEVVAAVRRIFAARGFEAAITVNLLDDRSMEGVISLAFHRSSPEQTRAAQEAVREAEEELLRRGCPPYRVGLGSMDVVVRADDPFWCVVARLKGVLDPDEVISPGRYNLL
- a CDS encoding response regulator, with the protein product MGRRCVLVVDDELGPRESLRILLKQRYDVIAVDSVPAAIEAMRQRRPDLIISDIRMPGMNGIEGLRKFRELDPDVAVIMLTGYADLATARAAMQLGATDYVSKPFDVDEMLHMVERGVETTDRRRARAAAAEELQRLNEELQRRIEENRRLAVLGMTSAQMVHDISNPLTIVIGYLDLLNLLLDRNADGPARQEAREYIESIRSNLRHCTEVLQSWRSLGNKGALRLEPISVKELLSTIVRDARSPGTSTLIELSLEGDAANITLVGDRVHLRRAVENIVRNAIQAVEPGGGRVRVTATREGRELVVTVEDNGCGIAPEDLPRVFDPFFTKGKGERGTGLGLFIARQVAEDHGGRIDIASRLGEGTRVSVRLPMTQ